In the genome of Colletes latitarsis isolate SP2378_abdomen chromosome 9, iyColLati1, whole genome shotgun sequence, one region contains:
- the Cpr97ea gene encoding cuticular protein 97Ea, with amino-acid sequence MHTVATVLLVVAAILAVSAQQYQQPGGNYVDEYSGYESPRPAHPTPRSYASDSASSRQSAAPTTPKPTPVAILKQINRHNEDGSYTYGFEGADGSFKIETKLPTGDVKGKYGFVDDTGKVRVVEYGANQYGFQPAGEGITVAPPTLEDETTSKEALEALNYQDAYQQQVARPAPQRVAPVARPPPLQQVQYDHSAYQQPQSHTQAVYAPQSVPRQQALSKPPIFTPAGPQPSFPRQSPILQSDDPSPPSQLYNQGPAQFGPAPVQEHRSQPQPRSQSGGILDQLARDYALPQGVAPPLHDISFGYY; translated from the coding sequence GTATTATTAGTGGTAGCCGCCATACTCGCAGTATCGGCGCAGCAATACCAACAACCAGGTGGCAACTACGTCGACGAGTACTCGGGATACGAGTCTCCTAGACCAGCTCACCCGACGCCCCGAAGTTACGCGTCGGATTCGGCGTCATCGCGGCAATCGGCCGCCCCCACGACCCCTAAACCGACCCCGGTGGCCATTCTGAAGCAGATAAACCGCCACAACGAGGACGGTTCGTACACGTACGGCTTCGAGGGCGCGGACGGTTCGTTCAAAATCGAGACGAAACTGCCCACGGGCGACGTGAAGGGTAAATACGGATTCGTAGACGACACTGGTAAGGTCCGCGTGGTGGAGTACGGAGCGAACCAGTACGGTTTCCAGCCGGCTGGAGAGGGTATCACGGTAGCACCACCGACGCTAGAAGACGAGACTACCAGCAAGGAAGCCCTGGAAGCTCTGAACTACCAGGACGCCTACCAACAACAGGTAGCCAGGCCAGCTCCACAAAGAGTCGCCCCTGTTGCTCGCCCACCACCTCTTCAGCAAGTCCAGTACGATCATTCAGCCTACCAACAGCCCCAATCCCACACCCAAGCTGTCTACGCTCCGCAGTCGGTGCCCAGACAACAGGCTCTGTCCAAGCCTCCCATTTTCACGCCCGCTGGCCCCCAACCTAGTTTCCCCAGACAGAGCCCGATCCTTCAGAGCGACGACCCATCGCCCCCTTCCCAGCTGTACAACCAGGGCCCGGCTCAGTTCGGTCCAGCGCCCGTCCAGGAACATCGTTCCCAGCCCCAGCCTCGCAGCCAGAGCGGAGGCATCCTCGACCAGCTGGCTAGAGACTATGCTCTGCCCCAGGGCGTCGCACCGCCGTTACACGACATCAGCTTTGGTTATTACTAA